A stretch of the Photobacterium sp. CCB-ST2H9 genome encodes the following:
- a CDS encoding DUF2500 domain-containing protein: MPFFPFLILAVLLSLAIASFVFVYRRHLSGHHAADKQIEVQILDKQSLSVDEHPTDGDNAQYWLYVQPLKGGPKREFQVGVHFYHALNPGDCGTLTYRGRQFMHFALKR; the protein is encoded by the coding sequence ATGCCATTTTTTCCGTTTCTAATCCTGGCTGTATTACTGAGTCTGGCCATTGCCAGCTTTGTCTTCGTCTACCGCCGCCATCTTTCAGGCCATCATGCCGCTGACAAGCAGATTGAGGTACAAATTCTTGATAAACAAAGTTTATCTGTTGATGAACATCCAACTGACGGTGACAACGCACAATACTGGCTGTATGTTCAGCCTCTCAAAGGCGGTCCCAAACGTGAATTTCAGGTCGGTGTACACTTTTATCATGCCTTGAATCCCGGTGACTGCGGCACCCTGACCTACCGGGGCAGACAGTTTATGCATTTCGCACTGAAACGCTGA
- a CDS encoding DUF4145 domain-containing protein, producing the protein MTDIELVVSRSRRLEYLLKHHYHAEGKGLHQLITSCEERLPHEIIPSLRYVATIRNKVVHEDGFVLDDSRGFRKACRACEKELTPRSGRRVWTVVVMLVVGMTALALWFYSSNWHLIKLRP; encoded by the coding sequence GTGACGGATATTGAGTTAGTGGTGAGCCGCAGTCGTCGGCTTGAGTATTTACTGAAGCATCATTACCACGCAGAAGGTAAAGGGCTGCATCAGTTGATCACCAGCTGCGAAGAGCGATTGCCGCATGAGATTATTCCCTCGTTGCGATATGTCGCGACCATCCGGAATAAAGTGGTGCACGAAGATGGTTTTGTGCTGGATGACAGCCGGGGGTTTCGCAAAGCCTGTCGTGCATGTGAGAAAGAACTGACGCCCCGGAGTGGTCGTCGGGTCTGGACTGTTGTTGTAATGCTGGTCGTTGGGATGACAGCTCTGGCACTATGGTTTTACTCCAGTAACTGGCATTTGATCAAACTACGGCCTTAA
- a CDS encoding acyltransferase, with protein MREKIIFIDLLRCVAATAVVVIHVLGPYRELLGQIPDHAWMTAISYNSFSRWAVPVFIMITGALMLSDTRPFDLNYYLRRRLGKVLVPFLVWSLFYAFLSGVTPDGFQSETALHTLAEMPEHETYYHLGFFYYFIPLYLVIPFFQAWVKRADPTAIKGVTFLWMVVTGLFLLFIDGPWSHQLVLYSGYLLLGYSLFRFSWPTLTWLLPLGIAALLLTDYMVIHNSFLLGEYTVGRWLSYKTLNTVIIAAMVFALCRYLADRLSEQTLTKLAFVSRYSLGIYLLHPLFLWPVRAFDLYFIHPVLMIPFWTLIAGGLALLASWLLSQSRFTAWLVP; from the coding sequence ATGCGGGAAAAGATTATCTTTATTGATCTATTACGCTGTGTCGCGGCAACAGCGGTGGTGGTGATCCATGTGCTTGGCCCTTATCGAGAATTGCTGGGGCAAATTCCCGATCATGCCTGGATGACGGCCATCAGCTATAACAGTTTCAGCCGCTGGGCAGTGCCCGTCTTTATCATGATTACCGGGGCACTGATGCTGAGTGACACCCGGCCATTTGATTTGAATTATTACCTGAGGCGGCGCTTGGGTAAGGTGCTGGTGCCTTTTCTGGTCTGGTCGCTGTTTTATGCGTTTTTGTCAGGAGTAACCCCGGATGGGTTTCAGTCTGAGACTGCGCTGCATACCCTGGCTGAAATGCCGGAACATGAAACCTATTACCACCTTGGCTTCTTTTATTACTTTATTCCGCTGTATCTGGTGATCCCATTTTTTCAGGCTTGGGTGAAACGGGCTGACCCGACAGCCATCAAAGGCGTGACATTCTTGTGGATGGTGGTGACAGGCTTATTTCTGCTCTTTATTGACGGTCCCTGGAGCCATCAGCTGGTGCTCTACAGCGGTTATTTGCTGTTGGGCTACAGTCTTTTCCGCTTTTCCTGGCCGACGCTGACCTGGCTGCTGCCGTTGGGCATCGCTGCCTTGTTACTGACGGATTACATGGTGATCCATAACAGCTTTTTGCTGGGTGAATATACCGTCGGACGCTGGTTATCGTACAAAACTCTCAATACAGTCATCATTGCAGCCATGGTGTTTGCGCTGTGCCGTTATCTGGCGGATAGACTGAGTGAGCAGACTTTGACGAAGCTGGCTTTTGTCAGTCGCTACAGCCTGGGGATTTATCTGCTGCACCCGCTGTTTCTGTGGCCGGTCAGAGCGTTTGATTTGTATTTTATCCACCCGGTGCTGATGATTCCTTTCTGGACACTGATCGCCGGAGGACTGGCGTTACTGGCCAGCTGGCTGCTCAGTCAGAGTCGGTTTACGGCCTGGCTGGTGCCCTGA